A region of the Yarrowia lipolytica chromosome 1C, complete sequence genome:
GTGCAAAATCGTCATCTTCTAACACAGTCctggtggttggagactCGGGGGTGGGAAAAACCAACATTGTGGGCCGGTTTCTACACAACACGTACAATCCTCACGCCAACTCGACAACCCATGCCCAGCAACACATTCACACACTCAATATCGGCCGAAGAAAAGTCACGGCGCAAGTCTGGGACACTCCCGGAGGCGAAGAACACATGGGAACCATGTCTGGGCTCTATGAAGGAGCGGTGGGGGCCATGCTCGTCTACGATGTAACGTCGGCTCAGTCGTTTCAAAACATCACAGAATGGCTCGAAGATatgaaggaggagagagaCGACTACATTGTGCCGATGCTGGTGGGCAACAAGTGCGATCTCGACAACCAAAGGGCATT
Encoded here:
- a CDS encoding uncharacterized protein (Compare to YALI0C14168g, similar to uniprot|P38555 Saccharomyces cerevisiae YER031c YPT31 GTP-binding protein of the rab family P24.2. f4.2) encodes the protein MMEELENHALKILVVGDSGVGKTNIVGRFLHNTYNPHANSTTHAQQHIHTLNIGRRKVTAQVWDTPGGEEHMGTMSGLYEGAVGAMLVYDVTSAQSFQNITEWLEDMKEERDDYIVPMLVGNKCDLDNQRAFPVFDAEFFAIRNDMLFMEISALEGTDVDFAFKTLLNHCCRYSSSHSTSTKSFTSSSFTSS